In one Pseudodesulfovibrio tunisiensis genomic region, the following are encoded:
- a CDS encoding ABC transporter substrate-binding protein, producing MNRVIIHLAAMIFMLAGCGDNTPILIGFSGQLTGKNAILGVHGRNGAQLAVETINKAGGINGRPLKLLAHDDGNTPEGAVQADGKLIQAGVVAIIGHMTSSQALAASDFLAQHNVVMISPSVTTTLLTQKKDFFFRLMNDNSHQAGELADYARFALDMETAITVADIDNKSYTYTFTDEFSQAFLKIGGKTLTRLDFSSKNPNWPALVRTIIQKKPDGVVISSSAKDAAALIAHMNSQGATSQYLSGGWAYTDDLLTYGGEFVEGMVLSLDYAPDNPDPDFIRFKVSYRNRFGSMPNFAAAFSYEAVLALAKALELNGAKREGLAEALMEQGVTNGIVSDFRFDEYGDVQRNMFIIAVQEGNFHTVEMR from the coding sequence ATGAACCGAGTGATCATCCATCTGGCAGCAATGATATTCATGCTTGCAGGATGTGGGGACAACACCCCCATCCTGATCGGTTTTTCCGGACAATTGACGGGAAAGAACGCCATTCTCGGCGTACATGGCCGCAATGGAGCTCAACTTGCCGTTGAAACAATCAATAAGGCAGGTGGCATCAACGGCAGGCCTCTGAAGCTTCTGGCGCACGATGATGGCAACACCCCCGAAGGGGCCGTACAGGCCGATGGAAAACTGATTCAGGCTGGCGTTGTCGCCATAATCGGCCACATGACAAGCTCTCAGGCTCTTGCTGCCAGTGATTTTCTCGCCCAGCATAATGTCGTCATGATCTCTCCCTCCGTCACGACAACCCTGCTCACCCAAAAAAAGGACTTCTTTTTCAGATTGATGAACGACAATTCCCACCAGGCCGGGGAATTGGCGGACTACGCCCGCTTTGCTCTGGACATGGAGACCGCAATCACGGTCGCGGACATCGACAACAAAAGCTATACATACACCTTTACGGACGAATTCAGTCAGGCGTTTCTGAAAATCGGAGGCAAGACCCTGACCCGCCTTGATTTTTCATCCAAGAATCCGAACTGGCCAGCTCTTGTCAGAACCATAATCCAGAAGAAACCGGACGGAGTTGTCATCAGCAGCTCAGCCAAGGATGCAGCGGCCCTGATAGCGCACATGAATTCGCAAGGCGCGACAAGCCAATACCTGAGCGGTGGATGGGCGTACACGGACGACCTGCTGACCTATGGCGGAGAATTCGTCGAAGGCATGGTTCTTTCCCTGGACTACGCCCCGGACAATCCGGACCCGGATTTCATCCGCTTCAAGGTGTCCTACAGGAATCGTTTCGGCTCCATGCCCAACTTTGCTGCGGCATTCAGCTATGAGGCGGTCCTTGCCTTGGCCAAGGCCCTGGAACTCAATGGGGCAAAACGGGAAGGACTGGCCGAAGCCCTGATGGAACAGGGCGTGACCAACGGCATCGTCAGCGACTTTCGTTTTGATGAATACGGCGACGTGCAACGCAACATGTTCATCATTGCGGTTCAGGAAGGCAATTTCCACACGGTTGAAATGCGGTAG